One genomic window of Corynebacterium massiliense DSM 45435 includes the following:
- a CDS encoding polyribonucleotide nucleotidyltransferase — MSAQHSVNFFTDDDYGTTEATVELDNGDFGSRTIRFETGQLARQADGSVTTYLDDDTMLLSTTTASNQPRENFDFFPLTVDVEERMYAAGRIPGSFFRREGRPSSEAILACRLIDRPLRPTFVKGLRNEVQVVITVLSQAPQEYYDVVAINGASASTQLSGLPVSGAVGGVRIALLADDRHPQGQWVAFPNAEQHERALFEMVVAGRKVTRKNGRKKRDDVAIMMVEAGAGVNVAERIAEGAPAPTEETVAEGLEAAKPFIKALCDAQEGLAERAAKDAQDFPLFPAYDEDVFQAVERKASKKLAKLLTIPGKQDRDAATNEHMAQVEEELAPRFADAESDADAGKQIRAAYNDLMKQIVREKILTEGYRIDGRATDAIRDLAVEVELVPRAHGSSLFERGETQILGVTTLDMLKMEQQIDSLTPIESKRYMHHYNFPPFSTGETGRVGSPKRREIGHGALAERALLPVIPSREDFPYAIRQVSEALGSNGSTSMGSVCASTLSLYNAGVPLKAPVAGIAMGLVSGEVDGEEQYVALTDILGAEDAFGDMDFKVAGTADYITALQLDTKLDGIPSDVLAEALTQAREARQTILSTMAEIIDEPDEMSQLAPKITSVSIPVNKIGELIGPKGKTINTITEETGAEITIEDDGKVYVSATSGEAADAALEKINAIANPQLPKVGERYLGTVVKTVAFGAFVSLTPNRDGLIHISNLGGDERIEKVEDVVNVGDKIEVEIADIDNRGKISLVPVDED, encoded by the coding sequence ATGAGTGCGCAGCACAGCGTTAATTTCTTCACCGACGACGATTATGGCACCACCGAGGCCACGGTTGAGCTCGACAACGGTGACTTCGGTTCCCGCACTATCCGTTTCGAAACCGGCCAGCTGGCGCGGCAGGCGGACGGCTCCGTGACCACCTACCTGGACGACGACACGATGCTGTTGTCTACCACCACCGCTTCCAACCAGCCGCGGGAGAACTTCGACTTCTTCCCGCTGACGGTGGACGTGGAAGAGCGCATGTACGCCGCGGGCCGCATCCCGGGTTCGTTCTTCCGCCGCGAGGGCCGCCCGTCGTCTGAGGCCATTCTGGCTTGCCGTCTCATTGACCGCCCGCTGCGCCCGACCTTTGTGAAGGGCCTGCGCAACGAGGTCCAGGTCGTCATCACCGTCTTGTCGCAGGCGCCGCAGGAGTACTACGACGTCGTGGCCATCAACGGCGCGTCTGCGTCCACCCAGCTGTCCGGCCTGCCGGTATCCGGCGCGGTGGGTGGCGTGCGCATCGCATTGCTGGCCGATGACCGCCATCCGCAGGGGCAGTGGGTTGCCTTCCCGAACGCGGAGCAGCACGAGCGTGCGCTGTTCGAGATGGTCGTGGCCGGCCGCAAGGTCACCCGGAAGAATGGCCGCAAGAAGCGTGACGATGTCGCCATCATGATGGTCGAGGCCGGCGCCGGCGTGAACGTGGCCGAGCGCATCGCCGAGGGCGCTCCGGCCCCGACCGAAGAGACCGTGGCCGAGGGCTTGGAGGCCGCCAAGCCGTTCATCAAGGCGCTGTGTGACGCCCAAGAGGGTCTTGCGGAGCGTGCCGCTAAGGACGCGCAGGACTTCCCGCTGTTCCCGGCCTACGACGAGGACGTCTTCCAGGCCGTCGAGCGTAAGGCATCCAAGAAGCTGGCCAAGCTTCTGACCATCCCGGGCAAGCAGGACCGCGATGCCGCTACCAACGAGCACATGGCGCAGGTCGAAGAAGAGCTGGCTCCGCGGTTTGCGGATGCTGAGTCGGACGCGGATGCCGGCAAGCAGATCCGCGCGGCCTACAACGACCTGATGAAGCAGATCGTGCGCGAGAAGATCCTCACCGAGGGCTACCGCATCGACGGGCGCGCCACCGACGCCATCCGTGATCTCGCCGTTGAGGTCGAGCTCGTCCCGCGCGCACACGGCTCCTCGCTCTTCGAGCGCGGTGAGACGCAGATTCTCGGCGTGACCACGCTGGACATGCTCAAGATGGAGCAGCAGATTGATTCGCTGACGCCCATCGAGTCCAAGCGCTACATGCACCACTACAACTTCCCGCCGTTCAGCACCGGTGAAACCGGCCGCGTCGGTTCGCCGAAGCGCCGCGAGATCGGCCACGGCGCCCTCGCGGAGCGCGCCCTGCTGCCGGTCATCCCGTCGCGCGAAGACTTCCCATACGCCATCCGTCAGGTCTCCGAGGCCTTGGGCTCCAACGGCTCCACCTCGATGGGTTCTGTCTGCGCGTCGACTCTGTCGCTGTACAACGCCGGTGTGCCGCTGAAGGCGCCGGTGGCCGGCATCGCCATGGGCCTGGTCTCCGGTGAGGTCGATGGCGAGGAGCAGTACGTCGCGCTGACCGACATCCTGGGCGCGGAAGACGCTTTCGGCGACATGGACTTCAAGGTCGCCGGCACTGCTGACTACATCACCGCGCTGCAGCTGGACACGAAGCTGGACGGCATCCCGTCGGACGTGCTGGCGGAGGCTTTGACGCAGGCGCGTGAAGCCCGCCAGACCATCCTGTCGACCATGGCGGAAATCATCGACGAGCCGGACGAGATGTCTCAGCTCGCACCGAAGATCACCTCCGTGAGCATCCCGGTCAACAAGATCGGTGAGCTGATCGGCCCGAAAGGCAAGACGATTAACACCATCACCGAGGAGACCGGCGCGGAAATCACCATCGAGGACGACGGCAAGGTCTACGTCTCGGCGACCAGCGGTGAGGCAGCCGATGCCGCGCTGGAGAAGATCAACGCGATTGCGAACCCGCAGCTGCCCAAGGTGGGCGAGCGTTACCTGGGCACCGTGGTCAAGACCGTTGCCTTCGGCGCGTTCGTCTCCCTCACGCCGAACCGCGACGGCCTCATCCACATCTCGAATCTTGGTGGCGACGAGCGCATCGAGAAGGTCGAAGACGTGGTCAACGTTGGCGACAAGATCGAGGTGGAGATCGCGGACATCGACAACCGCGGCAAGATTTCGTTGGTCCCGGTCGACGAAGACTAA
- the rpsO gene encoding 30S ribosomal protein S15 has translation MALSTEKKAEILKDFGLHETDTGSPEAQVALLTSRIETLTEHLKFHKHDHHSRRGLLLMVGRRRGLLKYLAEKDINRYRELISRLGLRR, from the coding sequence ATGGCTTTGAGCACTGAGAAGAAGGCTGAGATCCTCAAGGACTTCGGCCTGCACGAGACCGACACCGGCTCCCCGGAGGCACAGGTTGCCCTGCTGACCTCCCGCATCGAGACCCTGACCGAGCACCTGAAGTTCCATAAGCACGACCACCACTCCCGTCGTGGTCTGCTGCTGATGGTTGGTCGCCGTCGCGGTCTGCTGAAGTACCTCGCGGAAAAGGACATCAACCGCTACCGCGAGCTGATCTCCCGCCTGGGCCTGCGCCGCTAA
- a CDS encoding nucleoside hydrolase — translation MTRKLILDLDTGIDDALALAYALASPELELIGVTATYGNVTVEQGARNSLSLLELFGRSDIPVYLGPGHAGDKNVFAVQEISAFIHGKNGIGEVELPEPAASAHPGAVDFLIESVARYGDDLVIVPTGPHTTIAAAMDKDPEFAQRAHLVFMGGALTLPGNVTRFAEANISQDPQAADTVLRRSQDATMVGLDVTLRTLLTRAETAKWRAVGTPAAEAYADMVDYYIGAYATTSPHLGGCGLHDPLAVAVAEDPSLVNVVDLAMKVETDGASRGRTIGDETRLGEKPNTRVAVGVDTERFVSSLVERLHDLFGRAQAESVR, via the coding sequence ATGACCCGCAAGCTGATTTTGGACCTCGATACCGGCATTGACGATGCCCTGGCGCTCGCGTACGCGCTTGCCTCCCCGGAATTGGAGCTCATTGGTGTCACCGCTACCTACGGAAACGTCACGGTCGAGCAGGGCGCGCGTAACTCGTTGAGTCTGTTGGAGCTGTTCGGGCGCAGTGACATCCCGGTGTACCTGGGGCCGGGGCACGCCGGGGATAAAAACGTGTTCGCGGTGCAGGAGATCTCCGCGTTCATCCACGGCAAGAACGGGATCGGCGAGGTAGAGCTGCCGGAGCCGGCCGCGTCCGCGCACCCCGGTGCTGTGGACTTCCTCATCGAGTCTGTGGCGCGCTACGGCGACGACCTCGTCATCGTGCCTACCGGCCCGCACACCACCATCGCGGCGGCGATGGACAAGGACCCGGAATTCGCGCAGCGCGCGCACCTGGTGTTCATGGGCGGGGCGCTCACGCTGCCCGGTAATGTCACCCGCTTTGCGGAGGCGAATATCTCCCAGGACCCGCAGGCAGCAGACACCGTCCTGCGCCGCAGTCAGGACGCCACCATGGTGGGCTTGGACGTCACGCTGCGCACCCTGCTCACCCGCGCTGAAACCGCGAAGTGGCGCGCAGTGGGTACGCCGGCGGCCGAGGCGTACGCGGACATGGTCGACTACTACATCGGCGCCTACGCCACCACGTCGCCGCACCTGGGCGGCTGCGGGCTGCACGATCCGCTGGCGGTCGCCGTGGCGGAAGATCCCAGCTTGGTCAACGTCGTGGATCTCGCCATGAAGGTGGAAACCGACGGCGCCTCGCGCGGGCGGACCATCGGTGACGAAACCCGGCTGGGTGAAAAACCGAACACCCGCGTCGCGGTCGGGGTGGATACCGAGCGCTTCGTGTCGTCGTTAGTGGAGCGCCTTCACGATCTTTTTGGGCGTGCGCAGGCTGAGAGTGTAAGGTAA
- a CDS encoding bifunctional riboflavin kinase/FAD synthetase, whose protein sequence is MVAVEIFYGTKEIPADFGPSVVTIGVFDGVHRGHRLLIDTAVKTARDTDTKAVLVTFDPHPVTVFLPERAPLAVTTLDNRLKLAEEAGIDAVVVIDFTRELQGLGPKDYIQELLLDGLRTVRVVVGENFTFGAGAAGTAQTMEELSGEMGFSTTIVPLLNEDGVRMSSTTVRDFLSDGDVERANWVLGRHFSVSGPVVRGNGRGGKELGYPTANQYFPESIAIPADGVYAGWFTLDSAQAPVTGNIEPGKRYAAAISVGTNPTFGDSERSVESFVLDRDADLYGHDATVEFVSRLRGMVKFDSIDELLDAMRNDVRGARAVLADDAARHAWASAYFFLRTDAPSDAS, encoded by the coding sequence ATTGTGGCCGTGGAAATCTTTTACGGAACGAAAGAGATACCCGCCGACTTCGGCCCGAGCGTGGTGACCATCGGCGTCTTCGATGGCGTGCATCGCGGGCACCGCTTGCTTATCGATACCGCGGTGAAGACCGCCCGGGACACTGACACCAAGGCGGTGCTGGTGACCTTCGATCCGCACCCGGTCACCGTCTTTTTGCCGGAACGTGCCCCGCTCGCGGTGACCACGCTGGACAACCGGTTGAAACTCGCCGAGGAGGCGGGGATAGACGCCGTGGTGGTCATCGACTTCACCCGTGAGCTGCAGGGCCTGGGGCCGAAGGACTACATCCAGGAGCTGTTGCTCGACGGCCTGCGTACGGTCCGCGTCGTTGTGGGGGAGAACTTCACCTTTGGCGCCGGGGCCGCGGGCACCGCGCAGACGATGGAGGAGCTCAGCGGTGAGATGGGCTTTTCCACCACCATCGTGCCGTTGCTTAACGAGGACGGGGTGCGCATGTCGTCCACCACGGTCAGGGATTTCTTGAGCGACGGCGACGTGGAGCGCGCGAACTGGGTATTAGGCCGCCACTTCTCCGTCAGCGGTCCTGTCGTGCGCGGCAATGGCCGCGGTGGCAAAGAGCTGGGATATCCGACCGCGAACCAGTACTTTCCGGAATCCATCGCCATTCCCGCTGATGGGGTTTACGCCGGCTGGTTCACCTTGGATAGCGCGCAGGCGCCGGTGACCGGCAATATCGAGCCAGGCAAGCGCTACGCCGCGGCCATTTCGGTGGGCACCAACCCGACCTTCGGCGACAGCGAGCGCTCCGTGGAATCTTTTGTGCTGGACCGAGACGCGGATCTCTACGGTCACGACGCAACCGTCGAGTTCGTCTCCCGGCTGCGCGGCATGGTGAAGTTCGATTCAATCGATGAGCTGTTGGACGCCATGCGCAACGACGTGCGCGGCGCCCGCGCTGTGCTGGCCGATGACGCTGCCCGCCACGCGTGGGCCAGCGCATACTTTTTCCTACGCACCGACGCGCCAAGCGACGCTTCCTAG
- the truB gene encoding tRNA pseudouridine(55) synthase TruB: MSAHHSDRHRDTHRDSPRDPLADSGLAIVDKPAGMTSHDVVAKLRRIYGTRKVGHAGTLDPMATGVLVAGIERGTKFLAHITASTKSYKATIRLGAATTTDDREGEVTFTADPEVITALDDASIDRAVADLTGDIMQRPTAVSAIKINGKRAHERVRAGEDIDIPARPVTVSRFDVVDRRRGGSHRADGFVDLNVEVDCSSGTYIRALARDLGEALGVGGHLTALRRTAVGPFTLADAQQLDDLANAQDSAHGPDLSLSLDEALARCYPVVRIRNEEADMLAMGKWLEPCGLKGVHAAVADDGRAVALVKESKHRLHTVFVARPSTLQ; this comes from the coding sequence ATGAGTGCTCACCACAGCGATCGACACCGCGACACCCACCGCGATTCTCCCCGCGATCCCCTCGCCGACTCCGGCCTTGCCATCGTGGACAAGCCTGCGGGCATGACTTCCCACGACGTGGTGGCGAAGCTGCGGCGCATCTACGGCACCCGCAAGGTGGGGCACGCGGGCACTCTCGACCCAATGGCCACGGGCGTCCTGGTCGCCGGTATCGAGCGCGGCACCAAGTTTCTGGCGCACATAACCGCCAGCACGAAGTCCTATAAGGCGACCATTCGCCTGGGGGCCGCCACCACAACCGACGACCGCGAAGGCGAGGTGACCTTCACCGCCGATCCCGAGGTCATCACCGCGCTTGACGATGCCTCCATCGACCGCGCCGTAGCTGATCTCACCGGGGACATCATGCAGCGCCCCACCGCGGTATCTGCCATCAAGATCAATGGCAAGCGCGCCCACGAACGCGTCCGCGCTGGCGAGGACATCGATATCCCTGCGCGCCCGGTCACGGTCTCCCGTTTCGACGTCGTCGACCGTCGGCGCGGTGGCAGCCACCGCGCCGACGGTTTCGTGGACCTCAACGTCGAGGTGGATTGTTCCTCCGGCACCTACATCCGCGCTCTCGCACGCGATCTGGGCGAGGCCCTGGGAGTCGGCGGCCACCTCACCGCGCTGCGGCGCACAGCCGTCGGTCCGTTCACGCTTGCCGATGCCCAGCAGCTTGATGATCTCGCCAACGCCCAGGATTCCGCGCACGGCCCAGATCTCTCGCTCAGTCTGGACGAGGCGCTTGCCCGCTGCTACCCCGTTGTACGTATCCGCAACGAGGAGGCCGACATGCTGGCCATGGGAAAGTGGCTGGAACCCTGCGGGCTGAAAGGTGTACACGCCGCGGTCGCAGACGACGGGCGCGCCGTCGCGTTGGTGAAGGAGTCGAAACACCGCCTTCACACCGTGTTTGTCGCGCGCCCGAGCACATTGCAATAG
- a CDS encoding 4'-phosphopantetheinyl transferase family protein has protein sequence MRDDALFPARSQARLCYVRTAVYGAEPDLFNYHNLHPLEKSLASQAVNARKAELGDARWCAHQALGEVGAPAGEPILRGERGMPLWPEGFTGSMTHTEGLRAAVAAPLTTVRSLGLDAEPNEELPAEVLPMIARSGELLQLAELRPQVSAPDRLLFCAKEATYKAWFPLTHRWLGFEDAEISLRSDGTLIAYLLVRPTPVPFIAGRWVERDGYFIVAMTVPR, from the coding sequence ATGCGTGACGATGCCCTCTTTCCAGCCCGGTCCCAGGCCCGTTTGTGCTACGTGCGCACGGCTGTGTATGGAGCAGAACCGGACCTATTCAACTACCACAACCTGCACCCGTTGGAGAAAAGCCTGGCTAGCCAGGCGGTTAACGCCCGCAAAGCCGAGCTTGGCGATGCCCGCTGGTGTGCCCACCAAGCGCTGGGGGAGGTAGGTGCACCGGCCGGCGAGCCGATCTTGCGCGGCGAGCGCGGCATGCCGCTGTGGCCGGAAGGTTTCACTGGCTCGATGACGCATACGGAGGGCCTGCGCGCGGCGGTGGCCGCGCCGCTGACCACGGTGCGTTCTCTGGGGCTGGACGCTGAGCCGAACGAGGAGCTTCCCGCGGAAGTGTTGCCGATGATTGCGCGTTCCGGCGAACTCCTTCAGCTCGCGGAGCTGCGCCCGCAGGTGTCCGCGCCGGACCGCCTGCTTTTCTGCGCCAAGGAGGCGACGTACAAAGCGTGGTTCCCGCTTACGCATCGCTGGCTGGGTTTCGAGGACGCGGAGATAAGCCTGCGTTCCGATGGCACGCTCATCGCGTACCTGCTCGTGCGCCCTACCCCCGTCCCGTTTATCGCTGGGCGCTGGGTCGAGCGCGACGGCTATTTCATCGTCGCAATGACGGTTCCGCGTTAA
- a CDS encoding metallophosphoesterase family protein, whose amino-acid sequence MEDNQRATLWAVSDLHVSAPANRPRLADIVPAHPGDWLIVAGDVAERTEVVIDTLRQLRERFAEVIWVPGNHELFSTAHETHHGRAKYQHLVAHCRAIGVHTPEDEFPVFDGVTVAPLFTLYDYSFRPPGLTVREALDRAAANGIVMTDEIAIAPYADIPAWCWDRLTYSVRRLSRVMGPTILVNHWPLVQEPTHFMQWADVALWTGTRHTRSWPQRFHAIAAVYGHLHMPGTINVEGVPHIEVSLGYPRQWQARRGDGGQPGAHAAAAQPWPYPVLREGECNRDWGRGEHA is encoded by the coding sequence GTGGAAGACAACCAGCGGGCAACCCTGTGGGCCGTTTCAGACTTGCACGTTAGCGCGCCGGCGAACCGCCCGCGGCTCGCAGACATCGTGCCCGCCCACCCCGGGGACTGGCTGATCGTCGCCGGCGACGTGGCCGAGCGCACCGAGGTCGTCATCGACACGCTTCGTCAGTTACGCGAGCGATTCGCCGAGGTCATCTGGGTGCCGGGAAATCACGAATTGTTTTCCACCGCGCACGAGACCCATCACGGCCGGGCGAAATATCAGCACCTCGTGGCGCACTGCCGCGCCATCGGCGTGCATACTCCGGAAGACGAATTTCCCGTCTTCGACGGTGTGACCGTCGCGCCGCTGTTCACGCTCTACGACTACAGCTTCCGCCCACCCGGACTGACGGTGCGCGAGGCACTCGACCGCGCCGCGGCCAACGGGATTGTCATGACCGATGAGATTGCGATTGCGCCCTACGCGGACATTCCCGCGTGGTGCTGGGATCGCCTGACGTATTCGGTCCGGCGCCTTTCCCGAGTGATGGGGCCTACCATCCTGGTCAACCACTGGCCGCTGGTGCAGGAGCCGACCCATTTCATGCAGTGGGCCGACGTGGCCTTGTGGACCGGCACGCGGCACACCCGGTCCTGGCCGCAGCGTTTTCACGCCATCGCCGCGGTCTACGGTCACCTGCACATGCCGGGGACCATCAATGTCGAGGGCGTGCCGCACATCGAGGTATCGCTCGGTTACCCGCGGCAGTGGCAGGCCCGACGCGGCGACGGCGGCCAGCCCGGCGCCCATGCCGCAGCGGCGCAACCGTGGCCGTACCCGGTGCTCCGGGAAGGCGAGTGCAACCGTGACTGGGGGAGGGGAGAACATGCGTGA